AAGGCCGCGACGTGCGCGACCACGACGTAGCCCACGGTGATCGGCGCCCCTTTGCGCTCGCGCCCGGGCGCGTCGGCCTCGGCGTCGGGTTTGCCTTTGGCGTCGGCGGGGGGCAGCTTGAGGAGCTCGGCCTGCGCGTCGAGCGGGGTGTCTTGGCGCACGTCGCTCACCATGCGGCCGTCGCGGAACGTGATGACCCGCGAGGCGCACGCCGCGATGTCGTGCTCGTGCGTGACGAGCGCGATGGTGATGCCTTGTTCGCGATTGAGCTTCTGGAGGAGCGCGAGCACCTCGAGGCTCGTGCGTGTGTCGAGGTTGCCCGTGGGCTCGTCGGCGAGGAGGAGCGGAGGATCGGTCACGAGCGCCCGCGCGATCGCCACGCGCTGCTGTTGACCACCCGAGAGCTGGTTCGGCGTGTGGCCCATGCGGTCTTGCAGGCCCACCTGGGCGAGGGCCTTCTCGGCGCGGGCGCGGCGCGCCGCTCGGCCGACGCCGCGGTATTGGAGGGGCAGCTCCACGTTCTCGAGGGCGCTCGTCCGAGGGAGCAGGTTGAACCCCTGAAAGATGAACCCGATCAAACGGTTACGTACGATCGCGCGACCGTCGTTCGTGCGCCCGCCCACGTCGATCCCGGCGAGCGCGTAGGTGCCGCGCGTGGGCCTGTCGAGGCACCCCAAGATGTTCATGAGCGTCGACTTGCCCGAGCCGCTCGTGCCCACGATGGCGACGAACTCGCCCTGCTCGAACGTGAGGTCGATGTCACGGAGCGCGTGCACCACGCTCTCGCCCGACTCGTAGTCCTTGGCGACGCCGCGGAGCACGATGAGCGCGTGCTCGCCTTCTCCCTCGCTCGGAAGAGGAGGGCCTTTCGCGGGCGCGGCCGGGGCTACCTCCGACGGGAGCGCGCTCATCAGAAGGGCTTGCCCTTCTTCTTCTTGTCGTCGGTCTCGCCCTCGTCCGTCACGACCTTGGCGCCCTCGGAGAGCCCCGTGACCTCGGTGTGGATGCCGTCGGTGATGCCGATGCCGACGACGCGGACCTCTTCTTTTTCGTCGCCGGGCTGCTCGGACAGGAGCACGTGCACACGCCCCTGCCCCTTGGGGAGCGGCGGGAGCGGCGCTTGGGGAACGGGCTTCCCGTTGGGGCCGAGGGGCGGCGAGGGCTTGAAGCGCAGCGCCGCGTTCGGGACACGAAGCACGTTCTTCGCTTCTTTGGTCTTTACGGTGACCGTGGCGGTCATGCCCGGCCTGAGCTTCTCTTCGGGGTTCTGCACCTCGACGACGGCCGAGTACGTGACGACGCCCTGCACGTTGTTCGGCGAGTAGCGCACCTGCTGCACCGTGCCGTGGAAGATCTCTCCGGGGAAGGCGTCGACCACGGCCTCGACTTCCATGGCCTCGCGGAGCTTGCCCACGTCGGCCTCGTCCACGTCCGCGAGCACGCGCATTTTGCGGAGATCTTGGGCGATGACGAAGAGCACCGGCGCCTGGAACGACGCGACCACGGTGGACCCGGGATCGATCGTGCGCGAGATGACCACGCCGTCGACCGGCGAGTAGATCTTCGTGAAGCTCTTGTTCGTCGAGGCCTGCGTGAGCTGCGCCTGGATGGCCGACGCCTGCGCCGAGGTGGCCGACACCTGAGCCTGCGCGACCTCGTACTGGCCGCGCGCCGCGTCGAGCTCGCCCCGCGAGGCGAGGTTCTCTTTGAAGAGCTTCTCGATGCGCTCGAAGTTGGCCTTCGTGGCCGCCAAGTTCGCCTTGGCGCTCTCGTTCTGGGCGCGCTGCGCGAGCAGGTTCGCTTGGGTCTGGCTGACCTGCGCGTCGAACACGGTCGGGTCGATCTCGGCGAGCAGATCCCCCTTCTTCACCACCGTGTTGAAGTCGACGAGCACGCGCGTGACACGACCGTTCGCCTGCGCGCCCACGTTCACCTGGAGGAGCGGTTGGACGGCACCCGTCGCTTGCACCTTCTCGCTCACGTCGCCTCGACCGACCTCGGCCGAGAGGTACCGCGCGGCGGGCGGCGGCTTGTTCTTGGCCCGCACGACCACACCACCGGCGACGAGCGCGACGAGCCCGAGCACGAGCGCGAGCCTACGCACCCACACCCTCCCGCCTTCCTCCGCGGAGAGGGCCCGCCGGAGCTCGTCGGTCGTGGCCGAGGTTCGAGGGGTGGTTTGCGCAGACATCGAGCTTCACCTTTCGGAATCGAGCGGCGACGGCCGGGAGCGACGCGTCGCGCGGAGGACCATAGGTCGTGGGGCACGAAAGCGCCACCCTGCCGAACGACGCCACATTTCCGATGAGTTACGGAACTTTACGTAGTCGTCACGGGGGCGTGGAGAGGCCGCCTCCGATGGAAACGTCCGCCGGGGCCAAAGCTTCCGGCCCACTTTCTGTCAAAGCCCTCGTGGAAGCGGTATGGTCCCCAGCCTGCTCGTCGGTTCTCGCCTCGGACGAGCCGTGGCCGCCCAGCACCGACGGCCGGCCCGGCCCGACGGCCACCACCCGGCGTGCCCCCCCCGTCGCGATGGAACCCAAGCCGCTCTCGCCTACGCCCACGGACCGCGACCTCGTCGAACGCACCAAGACCGGCGACCAAAAAGCGTTCGGTGAGCTCGTCCGGCGCCACCAGCCCCGCATCCACCGGCTCGCCGTGCACATGGTGCGCGACCGGGCGCTCGCCGAGGATATCGCCCAAGAGGCGTTCCTCCGGGCCTACGGGGCCATCGAGCGGTTCGACGGGCGGAGCGAGCCCTACACCTGGATTTACCGCATCGCCGTGAACCTCTCGCTCAACGCGATCCGGTCGCGCAAGTCGTCGCGCATCTCGGGGGACGACGACGACGCCCGCCTCGAGGGCCTCGCGAGCGACGGGCCTGCCGGCCACGACCCGCAGAGCCGCAGCGCCGAGCGCGAGCAGTACGCGGCGCTCTGCGAAGGCATCGACGCACTCTCCGAGACGCTGCGCACCACGCTCGTCCTCGTCTGCATCGACGGCGTCTCCCACGAGGACGCCGCCACGATCCTCGGCGCACCCGAGGGCACCATCGCGTGGCGCGTCCACGAGGCGCGTCGCAAGCTCAAAGAGTTCATGGAGTCGCGGGGTTTCGGCCCCGAGGCCCTCCGCGGAGCGCAAAAATGAGCGATCCTTCTTCCTCCCGTACGTCGAACGACTGGCTCGACGCGGCCCTCGCCGCGTGGCCGAACGCACCCCGCCCCGAGGCCGAGCTCGAGGCCTCCGCCGAGGCCGTCATGGCCCGAATCGCGAAGGGCGAGCGCGGAACGTCCCTTGCGTCCATCGACGACGGAAATATTTTCGGAAGTCCCGTTGGACAGACGCCAGAAGAGAGTCATAACACTGCCGCCTCGGTCGCGGCGAACAGCACGACGAGCGCAGCGCCTGCATCGAGCAGGGCACGTGGAAAGTCGGAGGAGTCGATGTCGATGTCGTCAGATCGTGAGCGAGACCGCCGCAGCCTTCAAGACCTCGCGAAGCTCGCGCAGAGCTCTCCGCCGTCCTCCATCAAGTTCGACGTCGGCCCGCTGTCGAGCCCGTCCTCGTCGCGCGCCGGCGAAGACTCCGGCCTCGTCGACTTCTCGGCCCTCGCAGGCCCGCCCTCGAAGCCCGAGCCCGCGGTCGCCGCGCCCGCGCCGAGCGCGCCCCCCTCGGCCGTCGCTGCGCCCGCGTCGGTGCCCGCGCCCGCTTCGGCGAAGGCCCCGCTCTCGGCGCCCCCCGCCGTCATCTCCGAGGCCCCCTCGGCCGACGCACCCCTCTCGGGTCCGTCCGTCGCGGCCGCCGCAGCCCCGTCGACTCCGGCGCCTGCCCCCGCGGTCATGGCGGTGGCGTCGAAGCCCGAAGAGAACAAAGGCAACGGCAAGGTCATCGCCATCGGCGCGCTCTTCGCGGCCGCGGCCATCGCAGCGGGTGCGTTCTTCGCCATGAAGAAGCCCGCCGAGGCCCCCACGGCCATGGCCACGCCGCCGGCCGCCGAGGCCCCCAAGGTCGAAGCCAAGCCCGTCGAGGCTCCCAAAGCCGAGACCAAGCCCGAGGACACCAAGGTCGAGACCGCCGCCCCCGCGAACGGCGCCCCGAAGACGGTCGTCGCGGCGAAGGCCGGCGCGGCCGTCGCCAAGGTCGACACCTCGAAGGACAAGCCCGAGGCCAAAGAAGAGAAGAAGGTCGAAGCCAAGGACCTGCCCGCCTCCGCAGGTGGCACGAACGACCTCGGCGCCGCCATGCGCCAGGCCGCGGGTCCCGGCGCCGGTTCGGGCGAGTCGGGCGACAAGCCCACGGGCCCCCAGTTCGCCGCGGGCAGCGTCCCGCAGAAGCCCTCGCAGGGCGCCATCACGGGCGCGCTCGGGGCCGTCCTCGGTGGGGCTCGCGCCTGCGTCGGTCCCGACGATCCTATCTCGCGCGCCACGGTCACCTTCGCGTCGGCCGGCAACGTGACCTCGGTCAGCGTCTCCGGTGGTGCGGTCGGCAAGCCCGCCGAGGGCTGCATCAAGGCCGCGCTCTCCAAGGCCAAGGTCGCCCCGTTCGCCGAGGCGAGCTACTCCGCGCCGGTCACCATCCGTCACTGAGCCGAACCCCGGCTCGGGCCCGCGGGGCGCGAGGTCTTCCCTCGTGCCCCGTGGCCATTTTGTAGCCTCGACGGGATACGCAGCTCTCGCGCGAGCTCTCCTCTCCCGCGTGCCCGTGCCCGTGCCCGTGCCCGTGCCCGGCGCCTGCGGGCCGTGACGAACGTGGGTCGCCGGACGCTCTCCCCGTGCCCGTGCCCGGCGCCTGCGGGCCGTGACGAACATGGGTCGCCGGACGCTCTCCCCGTGCCCGTGCCCGTGCCCGTGCCCGGCGCCTGCGGGCTGTGACGAACGTGGGTCGCTCTGCGCGGACGAGGTGCGTCCCTTTTTCGGGCACGGGCACGGGCGAGATGGAGGGACGCGCGACGACGTCCGCTCTGCGACCCTGCGTGAAACCAGGTGCGTCCCTACCTCGGGCACGGGCACGGGCACGGGCACGGGACGAACGACGTGGCGTCCGCTCTGCGACTCTGCGTGAAACCAGGTGCGTCCCTACCTCGGGCACGGGCACGGGCACGGGCACGGGCACGGGCGAGATCGGAGGGAGACGTGCGACGACGTCCGTTCTGCCACCCTGTGCGTCCCTACCTCGGGCACGGGCACGGGCACGGGAGAGCCCCAACGAGGCGAGCCCTCCTCAAAACGGGGAACCTACACGTACCCCGACGCTCGCCGTCACGCCGAGGGCGCCGTCGGAGTCGTCCTTCCATGGTCCGATGACCGCGCGCGCGAAGGACACCTGCGTCACGACGGAGAGACCTCGGGCGATCGGCTCCTCCCACTGACCGCCGTACGAACGAAACGGGCCCATCGGGGAACCCCAGGCCGAGAACACGCGCCTGTGAGTGTCCCGCACGGCGTGGTCGAGCCGCACGACGAGCGGCACGCTCATGCTGCCTAGCGCGTGATGGGCCGTGATCCACCCCTCCCAGCTCACCCTCGGCCCGACGAAGAACGACACCTCGGGGCTGCGGTAGCCGCCGAGCAGCTCGTAGCCTCCCACGCCGCGGAGGTGCACGTCGCCGAGGCTCGCGCAGTCGTGTTTCGTGCAGATGGCCCCGATGCCCGCTTCGAGGAAAAACGAGTCGTAGAGGGCCACGTGCCCGCGCGCCGGCCGATCGCCCACGGTGCCGACCGGGTCGACGCGCGAGATCCCCCTCACCTCGCCACGCAAGTACCACGGCGCCCCCAGGGCTGATTTGGAGGGACCGTCCGGGATCGAGGCCGCGAACATGAGCCCGAGCCCCAGGCGAAGCCCCGGATCGGCGTGGGCCACCCGGGGGAGGACGAGCCCTCCAACCAGGAGCCCGGCCAAGAGCCCCCGAAGCCGAACGTCCCCACGCTGCTTGCACCGCATCTCGAGGCCCAGAGCGAGGGCCGTGCCGGCGTGATACGGCGCGCAGAACGGCCCTTGGCCCCGCGTTCGTCACCCTCGCTTCGCGCCTCCGGCGTGTCGACACGGTCACGCCGACGAACGGAGCCACCGGCCCTTCGAAACGACGATACGGGCACCCCGGACCCCGTCCAAGCTACCCGTAACGTACGGAATCCGTTGCCTTTTTCGGCAGCCTAGATCAGGCCTTCGAGGGCTTCGCGTCCGCGGCCTTGGCGTCGTAGCCGGCCGGGTGGATCGCGAACACGGGGGTGCCGTTGGCGCGGCGCTCACGCTTGTTCCGCTTGCCGTTGGTGGTGGCCTTGCGCTTGCGAATCCGCTCGAACTGCTGGGTCGACGAAACCATGATGTCCTCTTCCGGGGTGCGTGACCGTTCGGCTGGGCCGGGAGGTCAGGGAGGCGGGTACTTAGTAGGGGCTTTCTAGCGTGTCAAGGCAGGACCGCTCACGCGACGCCCACGCCCACCGCGTACACCGCCAGGGTCACGAGCCAGGCCACGGCGAAGTACCCTTCTCCGAGGGACCACGCGTAGTACGGGGCGAGCGGCGGGAAGACCACGAGGAGCGCGAGCCACGGCCCGCGGAGCTTCTTGGCGACCCCGTACGGATCGGCGTCGGGCACGTTCGTTCGGGCGCGCGCCACGACGGCGCACCGCACGACCACGACCGCGTGCGCCACCACGAAGACGAGCAGCGCCACGAGCAGGAAGATGCCGTACGCGCGCGGGTTCACGTGAGCGGGCCCTCGACCGAGGCCTCACGCGGCGCGCCGTGGGCGCGGAGGATCTTGCCCCAGGTGCGCGCGCTGCCGACCAAGATCGCCACGATGAAGACGAGCAGCGTGCCCGTGAACGCGATGTTCACGAGAGCGCGCCCGTGGAGCTCCGGGCTCGCCAGCATGGGCACGTAGAGCTTGCGGATGCTCTCGACGCCCGCGGCGAGCGTGGTCGTCCCCACGAAGAGGAGGGGGACGAACGTGACGAGCGCGTACACACGCTTCTTCGCCTCGCGCAGCAGGATGGTGGTCGCCACGGCGAGCGCGGTGCACGCGAGGAGCTGGTTCGCGACGCCGAACATGGGCCAGAGCGTCTGGATGTTGCCCGTGAGGATGAAGTACGTCCATCCGCCCACGATGATCGAGGTGGCGAGCACTCCGCCGGCCACGCTCGTCGACGCGCCGAGCTTGGGCGACACGCGGCCTATCATCTCCTGCATCAGGAAGCGCCCGATGCGCGTGCCCGTGTCGATCGTCGTGAGCACGAAGAGCGCCTCGAACATGATCGCGAAGTGGTACCAATAGGAAAGGAGCTTTCCCATCCCGGGCAGGCCCGAGAAGACCCGCGCCATGCCCACGGCGAGGGACACGGCGCCGCCCGTGCGAGCCGCGACCACCTCGTCGGCCTCGCGCGAGAGCCGAGGGAGATCTTTTACGGTGAGCCCGAGGCGCGCGAAATCGGCGTCCTCGAGGGACGTGGCGCGAGGGTCCTTCGGGTCGACGCCGTAGCCGAGGCTCGCGAGCGCGCGGTTCGAAAGGGCGAGCGCCTTCGACGCGGGCACCTTCTTCGCCGCGAGGGCCTCGATGGGGATGGGCGCGCCATCGGCGCTGCCGAGGAGCTGCCAGTCTTTCTTGCCGAACGACGCCGTAGCCGCCGCGAGGGACTCGCGTGACCTCGCGAGGCCCGTGCCGCCCGTCGACGCGCTCGCGACGATCGCGACCGAAGGGTCGGTGTTGATGGCCACGTAGTCTTCTTGGGGCATCGCGCACGCGGCGATGAGCGCCGTGATGCCGACGAGCCCCTCCATGAGCATGGCGCCGTAGGCGATGGGCCGGCAGTCGCGCTCCTTGTCGACCATCTTGGGCGTGGTGCCGCTGGCGACGAGCGCGTGGAAGCCGCTGATCGCGCCGCACGCGATCGTGATGAAAATGAAGGGAAAAAGCGGGCCCTTCACGACCGGGCCGCCGCCGTGCACGGCCTCGGTCACGGCGGGCATCTCGATGCGCGGGTTCACCACGACGACGCCCACGACGAGCAGCGCGATGGTGCCGATCTTGAGGTAGCTCGAGAGGTAGTCTCGCGGGCAGAGCAGCATCCACACGGGCAGCACGCTCGCCACGAAACCGTACGTGGCCATGCCGAGCGTGAGCGCGGTCTTCGAGAGCTTGAGGTGCTCGGCGAAGGACGAGTCGCTCGCGGACTTGCCGAGCACGAGCGCGCCCACGAGGAGCACGACGCCGAAGATCGACGCCTCGCGAATGCCTCGGTTCGTACCTTTTCTCACCTTGTAGATGTAGAGCCCCATCGCGAGCGCGATCGGGATCGACGACGAGACCGTGAAGACGCCCCACGCGCTCTCGGCGAGCGCCGCGACGACCACGTTGCCGAGGCCCGCGAGCGCGATGACGACGATGAACAGGATGGCGAACGCGGCGACGAGGCCGAGGCCCGGCCCGAGCTCCTCGCGCGCGATCTCGGCGAGCGACCGCCCTCCCCTCCGGACCGAGGACACCAAGATGACGAAGTCGTGGACGGCCCCGGCGGTGCACACGCCGACGAGGATCCACACGAACCCGGGGAGGAACCCGAACTGCGCCGCGAGCACGGGACCGATGAGCGGGCCCGCGCCGGTGATGGCCGCGAAATGGTGCCCGAACAAGACCACGCGGTTCGTCGGGTGGAAGTTCTGGCCGTCGTTCTTCTCGTGGGCCGGTGTCTCCCGCGTATCGTCGAGGCAGAGCACCTTCGCCGCGAGGAACGCCGAGTAGTACCGGTAGGCGATCGCGAGGACGGCGAGCGCCCCGAGCATGAACGTGGCCGCGTGCATCGGAAAGAGGGTTTACCACCCTTGAGCCGCGCCTGTCTCTCGTGGGACCCTCCCGAAACCATGGGGACGACGACGGCCACACGACGACGCACCGCGCCCAAGGAGCGCCCTGGCTTCTTGATGCAGGAGGCCCGTTTCCCGGACGTCGAGGCGTTCATCACGCACATCGAGGCTCTGAAGGGCATGGCCGGGGGACACAAGTGGGCGTTCCGCGGCCAGCGCGACGCGACATGGGCGCTCCTCCCCTCGGCGTTCCGGAAGGGCGCCGAGCTCGGCTACTCGCACGCGCCGAAGATCGTGGGCGAGGTCCCCACGAACCGCGAGCAGGCCGAGGCGGAGTTTCTCCGTCTGCGCGAGTTCTTGCTCGCGGTCGACGGCACGGGCCTCGCGATCCCCGAAGATACGCAGGCGCTCCGCGCGCCTCGCGGCTGGAACGAGCTCCACGAAGAGTTCGAGGGCGTCGGGTTCCCGTCGCACCGGGTGCTCTCGATGCTCGCGCTCGGACAGCACTACGGCGTACCGACGCGGCTCCTCGATTTCTCGGAGCGCTGGGAGGTCGCGCTCTATTTCGCCGTGGTCGACGCCGTCGGGGCCCCGCCCGTCGAGCTCGCCGTGTACGCCCTCGATCTCGACTGGGTGCTCTGGCGCGGCTTCCGGCGGAGGGGGGGCGCGCTGCCCGCCGTGCAGGTCGTCTCGGCGCCGCGGTCGTCGAACCCGAACCTGAACGCGCAGGCGGGCTTGTTCTTGGCCCCGAGCATCTTCCCGAGCCAGCACGATCGCGCGGCCGACCTCGCCCCGCTCGACGTGAGGCTCGCGCGGCTGACGGAGCCCGGCACCGTCCCCGTGCTCTGGAAGCTCGTCCTGCCGAGCGCGTGCGCGGGCAGAGCGCTGCGCCTCTTGTCGATGCGCGGGGTGAACCACGCGACGCTCTTCCCCGGGTTCGCGGGGGCCGCGCAGTTCTTGAAAGAGCGCAAAAAATGGGACATTCCGCGCGCGCGGTGGACCCCGTGGACACCCGAGTGAGACGGCCTTTGGGCTGTTCCGTGCGCGAAGACGAGGTGTAAGATGCTCGGATGCCCCTCTGGTCCACGCCCGTCCGCGAGTACATGAGCCACGCCCTCATCGGGACGGTGCCGAGCACCCCCATCGAAGAGGCCCGCACGCTGCTCGTCGAGCGCGACGTCTCGGCGCTCCCCGTGGTGGACGGCCAAAAGCTCGTGGGCATCCTCTCCACCACCGACCTCTGGCGCGGGACGATGGCCGGCAAAGAGGCCAAGACGGTCGCGGAGCTCATGACGACGGACGTCGCCACGATCGACGAGGGCGCGAGCCTCCGCAGCGCCGCCGAGGTCATGCTCGCCCGCAAGACGAACCGCGTGATCGTGCTCCGCAAGGGCCGCCCCGTGGCCGTGCATTCTACACGCGATGCCATGCGCGCCGTGCTCTTCCACCACGTCGAGGCGCCCCTCTCGCGCGTGATGCACACGCCGGTCGTCACGGTGAGCGTGAGCGAGACCATCGCCAAGGCCGACGCGCTCCTCAAAGAAGACAACACCCGCGGCCTCGTCGTCCTCGACGGAAAAAAGCCCGTCGGCG
The DNA window shown above is from Myxococcales bacterium and carries:
- a CDS encoding efflux RND transporter periplasmic adaptor subunit → MSAQTTPRTSATTDELRRALSAEEGGRVWVRRLALVLGLVALVAGGVVVRAKNKPPPAARYLSAEVGRGDVSEKVQATGAVQPLLQVNVGAQANGRVTRVLVDFNTVVKKGDLLAEIDPTVFDAQVSQTQANLLAQRAQNESAKANLAATKANFERIEKLFKENLASRGELDAARGQYEVAQAQVSATSAQASAIQAQLTQASTNKSFTKIYSPVDGVVISRTIDPGSTVVASFQAPVLFVIAQDLRKMRVLADVDEADVGKLREAMEVEAVVDAFPGEIFHGTVQQVRYSPNNVQGVVTYSAVVEVQNPEEKLRPGMTATVTVKTKEAKNVLRVPNAALRFKPSPPLGPNGKPVPQAPLPPLPKGQGRVHVLLSEQPGDEKEEVRVVGIGITDGIHTEVTGLSEGAKVVTDEGETDDKKKKGKPF
- a CDS encoding sigma-70 family RNA polymerase sigma factor; amino-acid sequence: MEPKPLSPTPTDRDLVERTKTGDQKAFGELVRRHQPRIHRLAVHMVRDRALAEDIAQEAFLRAYGAIERFDGRSEPYTWIYRIAVNLSLNAIRSRKSSRISGDDDDARLEGLASDGPAGHDPQSRSAEREQYAALCEGIDALSETLRTTLVLVCIDGVSHEDAATILGAPEGTIAWRVHEARRKLKEFMESRGFGPEALRGAQK
- a CDS encoding carbon starvation protein A yields the protein MHAATFMLGALAVLAIAYRYYSAFLAAKVLCLDDTRETPAHEKNDGQNFHPTNRVVLFGHHFAAITGAGPLIGPVLAAQFGFLPGFVWILVGVCTAGAVHDFVILVSSVRRGGRSLAEIAREELGPGLGLVAAFAILFIVVIALAGLGNVVVAALAESAWGVFTVSSSIPIALAMGLYIYKVRKGTNRGIREASIFGVVLLVGALVLGKSASDSSFAEHLKLSKTALTLGMATYGFVASVLPVWMLLCPRDYLSSYLKIGTIALLVVGVVVVNPRIEMPAVTEAVHGGGPVVKGPLFPFIFITIACGAISGFHALVASGTTPKMVDKERDCRPIAYGAMLMEGLVGITALIAACAMPQEDYVAINTDPSVAIVASASTGGTGLARSRESLAAATASFGKKDWQLLGSADGAPIPIEALAAKKVPASKALALSNRALASLGYGVDPKDPRATSLEDADFARLGLTVKDLPRLSREADEVVAARTGGAVSLAVGMARVFSGLPGMGKLLSYWYHFAIMFEALFVLTTIDTGTRIGRFLMQEMIGRVSPKLGASTSVAGGVLATSIIVGGWTYFILTGNIQTLWPMFGVANQLLACTALAVATTILLREAKKRVYALVTFVPLLFVGTTTLAAGVESIRKLYVPMLASPELHGRALVNIAFTGTLLVFIVAILVGSARTWGKILRAHGAPREASVEGPLT
- a CDS encoding FRG domain-containing protein codes for the protein MGTTTATRRRTAPKERPGFLMQEARFPDVEAFITHIEALKGMAGGHKWAFRGQRDATWALLPSAFRKGAELGYSHAPKIVGEVPTNREQAEAEFLRLREFLLAVDGTGLAIPEDTQALRAPRGWNELHEEFEGVGFPSHRVLSMLALGQHYGVPTRLLDFSERWEVALYFAVVDAVGAPPVELAVYALDLDWVLWRGFRRRGGALPAVQVVSAPRSSNPNLNAQAGLFLAPSIFPSQHDRAADLAPLDVRLARLTEPGTVPVLWKLVLPSACAGRALRLLSMRGVNHATLFPGFAGAAQFLKERKKWDIPRARWTPWTPE
- a CDS encoding CBS domain-containing protein yields the protein MPLWSTPVREYMSHALIGTVPSTPIEEARTLLVERDVSALPVVDGQKLVGILSTTDLWRGTMAGKEAKTVAELMTTDVATIDEGASLRSAAEVMLARKTNRVIVLRKGRPVAVHSTRDAMRAVLFHHVEAPLSRVMHTPVVTVSVSETIAKADALLKEDNTRGLVVLDGKKPVGAYTHTESLRARMKGKVPERDTVESIMSYETICLDEKTPLYRAAGHAVQMGIRRIFALKDETISGIVTGFDLVTVMTLDDI